In the Telopea speciosissima isolate NSW1024214 ecotype Mountain lineage chromosome 2, Tspe_v1, whole genome shotgun sequence genome, one interval contains:
- the LOC122649606 gene encoding protein RICE SALT SENSITIVE 3-like isoform X1, with protein sequence MVGSGASDRSKEAVGMMALHEALRSVCLNSDWTYSVFWTIRPRPRSRGGNVCKVGDDNGSLMLMWEDGFCRGRVADCLEDIDGEDPVRKVFSKMSIQLYNYGEGYVGRLMGKVASDKCHKWVFKEPSECEPNISNYWQSSFDAIPPEWTDQFNSGIQTIAVIQAGHGLLQLGSCKIIPEDLHFVLRMRHTFESLGYQSGFYLSQLFSTNRNTSPSASSSKQFLAPSRPPAPIFKWSQSPLPSATSVFASPNFQNSSRLGLPQTKDETHLFLPPHSSETQMEDMNMMADHDSDIKWPNGLSFFNALTGRNDDAKLLFGHEGLENKIHQQHHQFVPGGEDSNSALNLRGNADESKTLSETPNSQSQHGNRSDNTGIANFSEYLSLESQSNNVRKMENKFKRSFTLPARMASSSSSTSLDHHSHHSIDYRSSDARIYSDIMDTFLE encoded by the exons ATGGTGGGCTCGGGAGCATCAGATAGGAGCAAAGAAGCGGTTGGGATGATGGCCCTTCACGAGGCCCTCAGGAGTGTTTGTCTCAATTCAGACTGGACTTACTCCGTCTTCTGGACCATTCGACCTCGCCC AAGAAGTAGAGGTGGTAATGTTTGCAAGGTTGGGGATGACAACGGCAGCTT GATGTTGATGTGGGAAGATGGATTTTGCCGTGGAAGAGTTGCAGATTGCCTTGAAGATATAGATGGAGAAGATCCAGTCAGAAAGGTTTTCAGCAAGATGTCCATCCAGTTGTATAATTACGGAGAAGGGTACGTGGGTAg GTTAATGGGAAAGGTTGCTTCAGATAAATGTCATAAATGGGTCTTCAAAGagccttcagaatgtgaacccaACATCTCTAATTACTGGCAGAGTTCTTTTGATGCA ATTCCTCCTGAATGGACTGATCAGTTTAATTCAGGCATTCAG ACTATTGCTGTGATTCAAGCTGGTCATGGCCTTCTACAATTGGGTTCCTGCAAGATT ATACCAGAAGACTTGCATTTTGTGCTGAGAATGAGGCATACCTTCGAATCTCTTGGGTATCAATCTGGCTTCTACCTCTCCCAGCTCTTCTCTACTAACAGGAATACTTCcccttctgcttcttcttcgaAACAATTCCTTGCTCCAAGCCGTCCTCCTGCTCCCATTTTTAAATGGAGTCAAAGTCCTCTACCATCTGCAACTTCTGTATTTGCTTCTCCCAATTTCCAGAACTCTTCTCGACTTGGGTTGCCACAGACTAAAGATGAAACTCATCTTTTTCTCCCTCCACATTCATCTGAGACCCAAATGGAGGACATGAACATGATGGCTGATCATGACTCTGACATAAAATGGCCAAATGGGCTATCATTCTTCAATGCACTCACCGGACGGAATGACGATGCTAAACTTCTCTTCGGCCACGAGGGCTTAGAAAACAAGATTCACCAACAACATCATCAATTTGTACCAGGGGGAGAGGATTCAAACTCTGCCTTAAATCTTCGTGGAAATGCTGATGAGTCTAAGACCCTCTCAGAGACTCCAAATTCACAGAGTCAGCATGGGAACAGAAGTGATAACACAGGAATTGCGAATTTCAGCGAATACTTGAGCTTGGAGAGCCAATCAAACAATGTCAGGAAGATGGAAAACAAGTTCAAGAGGAGCTTCACTTTGCCTGCAAGAATggcctcatcttcttcttccacttctctaGATCACCATTCACATCATTCCATTGACTACAGGAGCTCTGATGCCAGGATTTACTCTGATATAATGGACACCTTCTTAGAGTGA
- the LOC122649606 gene encoding protein RICE SALT SENSITIVE 3-like isoform X2: MVGSGASDRSKEAVGMMALHEALRSVCLNSDWTYSVFWTIRPRPRSRGGNVCKVGDDNGSLMLMWEDGFCRGRVADCLEDIDGEDPVRKVFSKMSIQLYNYGEGLMGKVASDKCHKWVFKEPSECEPNISNYWQSSFDAIPPEWTDQFNSGIQTIAVIQAGHGLLQLGSCKIIPEDLHFVLRMRHTFESLGYQSGFYLSQLFSTNRNTSPSASSSKQFLAPSRPPAPIFKWSQSPLPSATSVFASPNFQNSSRLGLPQTKDETHLFLPPHSSETQMEDMNMMADHDSDIKWPNGLSFFNALTGRNDDAKLLFGHEGLENKIHQQHHQFVPGGEDSNSALNLRGNADESKTLSETPNSQSQHGNRSDNTGIANFSEYLSLESQSNNVRKMENKFKRSFTLPARMASSSSSTSLDHHSHHSIDYRSSDARIYSDIMDTFLE, from the exons ATGGTGGGCTCGGGAGCATCAGATAGGAGCAAAGAAGCGGTTGGGATGATGGCCCTTCACGAGGCCCTCAGGAGTGTTTGTCTCAATTCAGACTGGACTTACTCCGTCTTCTGGACCATTCGACCTCGCCC AAGAAGTAGAGGTGGTAATGTTTGCAAGGTTGGGGATGACAACGGCAGCTT GATGTTGATGTGGGAAGATGGATTTTGCCGTGGAAGAGTTGCAGATTGCCTTGAAGATATAGATGGAGAAGATCCAGTCAGAAAGGTTTTCAGCAAGATGTCCATCCAGTTGTATAATTACGGAGAAGG GTTAATGGGAAAGGTTGCTTCAGATAAATGTCATAAATGGGTCTTCAAAGagccttcagaatgtgaacccaACATCTCTAATTACTGGCAGAGTTCTTTTGATGCA ATTCCTCCTGAATGGACTGATCAGTTTAATTCAGGCATTCAG ACTATTGCTGTGATTCAAGCTGGTCATGGCCTTCTACAATTGGGTTCCTGCAAGATT ATACCAGAAGACTTGCATTTTGTGCTGAGAATGAGGCATACCTTCGAATCTCTTGGGTATCAATCTGGCTTCTACCTCTCCCAGCTCTTCTCTACTAACAGGAATACTTCcccttctgcttcttcttcgaAACAATTCCTTGCTCCAAGCCGTCCTCCTGCTCCCATTTTTAAATGGAGTCAAAGTCCTCTACCATCTGCAACTTCTGTATTTGCTTCTCCCAATTTCCAGAACTCTTCTCGACTTGGGTTGCCACAGACTAAAGATGAAACTCATCTTTTTCTCCCTCCACATTCATCTGAGACCCAAATGGAGGACATGAACATGATGGCTGATCATGACTCTGACATAAAATGGCCAAATGGGCTATCATTCTTCAATGCACTCACCGGACGGAATGACGATGCTAAACTTCTCTTCGGCCACGAGGGCTTAGAAAACAAGATTCACCAACAACATCATCAATTTGTACCAGGGGGAGAGGATTCAAACTCTGCCTTAAATCTTCGTGGAAATGCTGATGAGTCTAAGACCCTCTCAGAGACTCCAAATTCACAGAGTCAGCATGGGAACAGAAGTGATAACACAGGAATTGCGAATTTCAGCGAATACTTGAGCTTGGAGAGCCAATCAAACAATGTCAGGAAGATGGAAAACAAGTTCAAGAGGAGCTTCACTTTGCCTGCAAGAATggcctcatcttcttcttccacttctctaGATCACCATTCACATCATTCCATTGACTACAGGAGCTCTGATGCCAGGATTTACTCTGATATAATGGACACCTTCTTAGAGTGA